A single genomic interval of uncultured Pseudodesulfovibrio sp. harbors:
- a CDS encoding KH domain-containing protein has product MLKEMIEYIAKSLVDNPDEVHVSEVEGEQTSVIELKVAKEDLGKVIGKQGRTARAMRTLLGAASTKARKRSVLEILE; this is encoded by the coding sequence ATGTTGAAAGAGATGATTGAGTACATTGCCAAGTCATTGGTGGACAACCCGGATGAAGTGCATGTGTCGGAAGTCGAAGGCGAACAGACTTCGGTCATCGAGCTCAAAGTGGCCAAGGAAGACCTCGGCAAGGTGATTGGCAAGCAGGGCCGTACAGCCCGCGCCATGCGTACTTTGCTGGGTGCCGCTTCCACCAAGGCGCGCAAGCGTTCGGTCCTGGAAATTCTCGAATAA